From Humibacter ginsenosidimutans, a single genomic window includes:
- a CDS encoding alpha-L-fucosidase yields MHDRFARSEWFRNDRFGLFMHWGAYAVPARGEWVRSYEHIGTDDYQQYVDAFRPDSFDADAWADAAARAGMKYAVLTAKHHDGFCLFDSELTDYSTMHNGFGVDVVAEFLRAFRARGIRVGLYYSLVDWHHPDFPVAGDPYHPDRDKPTAEGIDGHEPDFDRYLDYLHGQVRELCTNYGDLDLLWFDFSYGDLKGEAWRATELVRMVRELQPNVLIDNRLEGSGGEKGSIITAHPSEYAGDFASPEQVIPVRGLADETGEPIPWEACITLNNHWGYHAFDHDWKPAKLVVRTLVECVSKGGNLLLNVGPDARGRFPEKAVEILREVGDWLADNGESVYGAGAAELPKPEWGRYTERDGTIYAHVLEERVGPVALDEIDQESIASVRLVRDGAALGMAKAWMAEGNPGLALVPIGPDEAFSYPLPDPVDTVLAITRRSAPEG; encoded by the coding sequence ATGCACGACCGTTTCGCCCGCTCCGAGTGGTTCAGAAACGACCGCTTCGGCCTGTTCATGCACTGGGGGGCCTACGCGGTGCCCGCTCGCGGCGAGTGGGTGCGGTCCTACGAGCACATCGGCACCGACGACTACCAGCAGTACGTCGACGCGTTCCGCCCCGACTCCTTCGACGCCGACGCCTGGGCGGACGCCGCCGCTCGCGCCGGCATGAAATACGCCGTGCTCACCGCGAAGCACCACGACGGTTTCTGCCTGTTCGACTCGGAGCTCACCGACTACTCCACGATGCACAACGGGTTCGGAGTGGATGTCGTCGCCGAGTTCCTGCGTGCGTTCCGGGCCAGAGGCATCCGCGTCGGCCTCTACTACTCCCTCGTCGACTGGCATCACCCCGACTTCCCCGTCGCAGGAGACCCGTACCACCCCGATCGAGACAAGCCGACGGCCGAGGGTATCGACGGGCACGAGCCCGACTTCGACCGCTACCTCGACTACCTGCACGGCCAGGTGCGCGAGCTGTGCACGAACTACGGTGACTTGGACCTGCTCTGGTTCGACTTCTCGTACGGCGACCTCAAGGGCGAGGCCTGGCGGGCCACGGAGCTGGTGCGCATGGTGCGCGAGCTGCAGCCGAACGTGCTGATCGACAATCGCCTCGAGGGCAGCGGCGGTGAGAAGGGCAGCATCATCACGGCGCATCCGTCGGAATACGCGGGCGACTTCGCGTCTCCCGAGCAGGTGATCCCGGTGCGCGGTCTCGCCGATGAGACGGGCGAGCCCATTCCGTGGGAGGCCTGCATCACGCTCAACAACCACTGGGGTTATCACGCTTTCGATCACGACTGGAAGCCCGCGAAACTCGTCGTGCGCACGCTCGTGGAGTGCGTCTCGAAGGGCGGCAACCTGCTGCTGAATGTGGGCCCGGATGCCCGTGGCCGCTTCCCTGAGAAGGCCGTCGAGATTCTGCGCGAGGTCGGCGACTGGCTGGCCGACAACGGTGAGAGCGTCTACGGCGCCGGCGCAGCGGAGCTGCCGAAACCCGAGTGGGGACGCTACACCGAACGCGACGGCACGATCTATGCGCACGTGCTCGAGGAGCGCGTCGGACCGGTCGCGCTCGACGAGATCGACCAGGAGTCGATCGCCTCCGTTCGCCTCGTTCGCGATGGCGCCGCCCTCGGCATGGCGAAGGCATGGATGGCGGAGGGCAACCCCGGCCTCGCCTTGGTGCCGATCGGTCCCGACGAGGCCTTCAGCTACCCGCTGCCCGATCCGGTCGACACGGTGCTCGCGATCACGCGCCGCTCCGCTCCCGAGGGTTGA
- a CDS encoding DUF402 domain-containing protein, translating to MTRHEPWVRGDVVVLRNVKEADPPHHDRHVGYAHTARVIADDGEVVVLHQPPKTLHRERNGERGGPRGRNMVRGGWDGTHSEREWRGDGVVLVHRWQQPWSVWRWVDADGVWSSHFYVNFERPWTRSPLGFDTEDWVLDLVITGDERTVTVKDADELEWCVAAGTISTDVAELARRSADEMTAVADRNGWPFDADWSAWLPDAAWDARPLPVGWDEPGAR from the coding sequence ATGACTCGGCACGAACCCTGGGTACGCGGCGACGTCGTCGTGCTGCGCAACGTGAAGGAGGCAGACCCGCCGCATCACGACAGGCACGTCGGCTACGCCCACACAGCGCGGGTGATCGCCGACGACGGCGAGGTCGTCGTGCTCCACCAGCCGCCGAAGACGCTGCACCGCGAGCGCAACGGCGAGCGCGGCGGCCCCCGCGGTCGCAACATGGTGCGCGGCGGATGGGACGGCACGCACTCCGAGCGCGAGTGGCGCGGCGACGGCGTGGTCCTCGTGCACCGCTGGCAACAGCCGTGGTCGGTGTGGCGTTGGGTGGACGCCGACGGCGTGTGGTCATCCCACTTCTACGTGAACTTCGAGCGCCCATGGACGCGCTCGCCGCTCGGCTTCGACACCGAGGACTGGGTGCTCGACCTCGTGATCACCGGTGACGAGCGCACCGTCACGGTGAAGGATGCCGACGAGCTCGAGTGGTGCGTTGCCGCCGGCACGATCTCCACCGACGTGGCGGAGCTGGCGCGACGATCCGCCGACGAGATGACGGCGGTCGCGGATCGGAACGGCTGGCCGTTCGACGCGGATTGGTCGGCGTGGCTTCCGGATGCCGCGTGGGATGCTCGACCGCTCCCCGTCGGCTGGGACGAACCGGGGGCGCGATGA
- a CDS encoding EamA family transporter, producing the protein MTDGPLASSKGAVGDSRYAALVVAGLVCQEVGASIAVLLFPQVGALGMVFLRVLFSAVILLPIARPKLRGIRGGAWMTVVGFGLVLALMNGLFYLSIDRIPLGAAVTIEVLGPLVLSVVAARRAIAWLWAGLAAIGVALLGEGSFGRLDLVGVLLAAGAGTAWAFYILLSRQTGRRFAKFDGLAIAMTIGAVASAPFGIASAGAALLRPETLLLGAAVALLSSTIPYGLELLALRHLHAAAFAILLSLAPATAALAGLVLLRQAFTWIGVIAVVLVVSASIGAVWSARRHEPAPESPDEVA; encoded by the coding sequence GTGACGGACGGACCACTGGCGAGCAGTAAGGGCGCGGTCGGCGACTCTCGCTACGCGGCACTCGTGGTGGCGGGGCTCGTGTGCCAGGAGGTCGGGGCATCCATCGCCGTGCTGCTCTTTCCGCAGGTGGGTGCCCTCGGCATGGTGTTTCTGCGGGTGCTGTTCTCCGCGGTGATCCTGCTGCCGATCGCTCGGCCGAAGCTGCGCGGCATCCGGGGCGGCGCGTGGATGACCGTGGTCGGCTTCGGCCTCGTGCTCGCGCTCATGAACGGGCTGTTCTACCTCTCCATCGATCGCATCCCGCTGGGCGCAGCCGTCACGATCGAGGTGCTCGGACCACTCGTGCTCTCGGTGGTCGCCGCGCGCAGGGCGATCGCCTGGCTGTGGGCGGGACTCGCGGCCATCGGCGTCGCGCTGCTCGGTGAGGGCAGCTTCGGCCGTCTCGACCTGGTCGGCGTGCTGCTCGCCGCCGGCGCAGGCACGGCGTGGGCGTTCTACATTCTGCTGTCGCGGCAGACGGGCAGGCGGTTCGCGAAGTTCGACGGGCTCGCGATCGCGATGACGATCGGTGCCGTGGCGAGTGCGCCGTTCGGCATCGCCTCGGCCGGCGCTGCGCTGTTGCGCCCGGAGACGCTGTTGCTCGGCGCGGCCGTCGCGCTGCTCTCATCGACGATTCCGTACGGGCTGGAACTGCTCGCGCTGCGGCACCTGCATGCCGCCGCGTTCGCGATCCTGCTCAGCCTCGCTCCCGCGACCGCGGCCCTCGCCGGGCTCGTGCTGCTGCGGCAGGCCTTCACCTGGATCGGCGTGATCGCCGTGGTGCTCGTCGTCTCGGCGAGCATCGGGGCGGTGTGGTCGGCGCGAAGGCACGAGCCCGCGCCGGAGTCGCCCGACGAGGTCGCGTGA
- a CDS encoding DUF1772 domain-containing protein encodes MLSVFAVITATVVGLMVGVEFAVAFVMNPIMNALPVGPALDARAHGGRMLGRAMPFWYFGSFILTVALAVFTWGAPASVASVVAAVLLAISVVVSITLLVPINNRSKTWSADEHPTDWHEQMQRWDSLHYGRVAIIVAAFVLVLVAVTVL; translated from the coding sequence ATGCTTTCTGTCTTCGCCGTCATCACCGCGACGGTGGTCGGCCTCATGGTCGGCGTCGAGTTCGCCGTGGCGTTCGTGATGAACCCGATCATGAACGCACTGCCGGTCGGTCCTGCTCTGGATGCCCGGGCCCACGGCGGCCGCATGCTGGGGCGTGCGATGCCGTTCTGGTACTTCGGCTCGTTCATCCTCACCGTCGCGCTGGCGGTCTTCACCTGGGGTGCGCCGGCCTCGGTGGCATCCGTCGTCGCCGCCGTGCTGCTGGCGATCAGCGTCGTCGTGTCGATCACGCTGCTGGTGCCGATCAACAACCGCTCCAAGACCTGGTCGGCCGACGAGCATCCGACGGACTGGCACGAGCAGATGCAGCGCTGGGACAGCCTGCACTACGGTCGCGTCGCGATCATCGTCGCCGCGTTCGTGCTGGTGCTCGTCGCGGTCACGGTGCTCTGA
- a CDS encoding TetR/AcrR family transcriptional regulator, translated as MADATARQQRSDERRRGILDAARARAESDGWSAVTTRHLADAIGYTQPVLYGHFPGGKTEIMRTIALEGFVELAARCRTAVGRTTARRAVEAVAGAYVQFAAEHPAVYEAMFQQPIDARFASEDSATELRQGFAVLAEAVGEHGDGTKTEVFWGALHGIAQLELAGRMNADHRTHRIREIGALFGS; from the coding sequence ATGGCAGACGCCACGGCGCGACAGCAGCGCAGCGATGAACGACGGCGAGGCATCCTCGATGCGGCCCGCGCACGAGCGGAGTCCGACGGCTGGTCCGCGGTGACCACGAGGCACCTCGCCGACGCCATCGGCTACACGCAACCCGTGCTGTACGGGCACTTTCCCGGCGGCAAGACCGAGATCATGCGGACGATCGCGTTGGAGGGATTCGTGGAGCTGGCCGCCCGGTGCCGCACCGCCGTCGGGCGCACGACCGCGCGCAGGGCGGTCGAAGCGGTCGCCGGCGCCTATGTGCAGTTCGCGGCCGAGCATCCCGCCGTGTACGAGGCGATGTTCCAGCAGCCCATCGACGCCCGCTTCGCGAGCGAGGACAGCGCCACCGAGCTGCGCCAGGGATTCGCCGTGCTCGCGGAGGCCGTCGGCGAGCACGGCGACGGCACGAAGACCGAGGTGTTCTGGGGTGCGCTGCACGGCATCGCCCAGCTCGAACTCGCCGGCCGCATGAACGCCGACCACCGCACCCACCGCATCCGCGAGATCGGCGCACTGTTCGGCTCCTGA
- a CDS encoding SulP family inorganic anion transporter — MRPLMGLAPRNLVRELLAGVTLLAIAVPLNIGYAQIAGLPATAGLYALIVPAAIYALTVSSRQLVASPDAAAAALVASSVGGLAAAGSKDYLTMALAQAIICGVLFLITAVFKLGFLANFLSKPILVGFVGGLALDILVSQIAKMLGVKINSGGEFVEKVGDLFSNIGTVNWWSVGISVVAVIVLMVGARIAKIVPWALIVLVLATIVVVTAHLEASGVAVLGKVDAGPPHLTWPVLTWVQWLNLMPSAIALLFVTMAEGLLVARSYGEKRGYATNPNQDLFAFGVANIASGATGGFTVGSSTSRTAAMDSSGSRTQLPSLVAAVGTLLLVIFGTALLADIPSPAIGAIVGVAVLPLLGIRDFAAMWKQDRFEFVIGAVCFLVTLFVGAIAGIAVSFVLALINLASRASKPAIDVLEADDNPHHSLLDSAPSGQETAPGVVVIRLAAPLFFANSTVFADAVKRAVRASDDPPVHDVVIDLESVTDVDITAAETMDALKEWLHDHHVALSYSRARLPLVTRMREIGIVDDETFYDTNREALTALVTAPPPAR; from the coding sequence ATGCGACCGCTCATGGGACTCGCCCCGCGCAACCTGGTGCGGGAGCTGCTCGCCGGCGTCACCCTGCTGGCCATCGCGGTTCCGCTCAACATCGGGTACGCGCAGATCGCCGGGCTGCCCGCGACCGCGGGGCTCTATGCGCTGATCGTTCCGGCCGCGATCTACGCCCTGACGGTGTCGTCGCGGCAGCTCGTGGCGTCGCCGGATGCCGCGGCCGCCGCACTCGTGGCATCGTCCGTCGGCGGGCTCGCCGCCGCGGGCAGCAAGGACTACCTCACGATGGCACTCGCGCAGGCGATCATCTGCGGCGTGCTCTTTCTCATCACTGCGGTGTTCAAGCTCGGATTCCTCGCGAACTTCCTCTCCAAGCCCATCCTGGTGGGCTTCGTCGGCGGCCTGGCGCTGGACATCCTGGTGAGCCAGATCGCCAAGATGCTCGGCGTCAAGATCAACTCCGGCGGCGAGTTCGTGGAGAAGGTGGGGGACCTCTTCTCGAACATCGGCACCGTGAACTGGTGGTCGGTGGGCATCTCGGTGGTCGCCGTGATCGTGCTGATGGTCGGGGCGCGCATCGCGAAGATCGTGCCGTGGGCGCTGATCGTGCTCGTGCTCGCGACGATCGTGGTCGTGACGGCGCATCTCGAGGCATCCGGCGTCGCCGTGCTCGGCAAAGTGGATGCCGGCCCGCCGCACCTCACCTGGCCCGTGCTCACGTGGGTGCAGTGGCTCAACCTCATGCCGTCGGCGATCGCCCTGCTTTTCGTCACCATGGCGGAGGGCCTGCTCGTGGCGCGCAGCTACGGCGAGAAGCGCGGCTACGCCACGAACCCGAACCAGGACCTGTTCGCGTTCGGCGTCGCCAACATCGCCTCGGGCGCCACCGGCGGCTTCACCGTCGGATCGTCCACCTCGCGCACCGCGGCGATGGACTCCTCGGGCTCCCGCACGCAGCTGCCCAGCCTCGTGGCGGCGGTGGGCACGCTGCTGCTGGTGATCTTCGGCACGGCGCTGCTCGCGGACATCCCGTCGCCGGCGATCGGCGCGATCGTGGGGGTGGCGGTACTGCCGCTGCTGGGCATCCGCGACTTCGCCGCGATGTGGAAGCAGGACCGTTTCGAGTTCGTCATCGGGGCCGTCTGCTTTCTCGTGACCCTGTTCGTCGGTGCTATCGCGGGCATCGCGGTGTCGTTCGTGCTCGCGCTCATCAACCTGGCGAGCCGCGCGTCGAAGCCGGCGATCGACGTGCTCGAGGCGGACGACAACCCGCATCACTCCCTGCTCGACTCCGCTCCGAGCGGGCAGGAGACGGCGCCTGGCGTCGTCGTCATCCGGCTTGCCGCGCCGCTCTTCTTCGCGAACAGCACCGTGTTCGCGGATGCCGTCAAGCGCGCCGTGCGGGCATCCGACGATCCGCCGGTGCACGACGTCGTGATCGACCTGGAGTCGGTCACCGACGTCGACATCACCGCGGCCGAGACCATGGATGCCCTCAAGGAGTGGCTGCACGACCACCACGTCGCGCTCAGCTACAGCCGGGCGCGGCTGCCGCTGGTGACGCGGATGCGCGAGATCGGCATCGTCGACGACGAGACGTTCTACGACACGAACCGCGAGGCGCTGACGGCGCTGGTCACGGCGCCGCCGCCCGCGCGCTGA
- a CDS encoding LLM class F420-dependent oxidoreductase — protein MTISLGYQIPNFSYPGGVETLFDTVLAQAREAESSGFDTVLVMDHFYQLPGLGTPDQPMMEAYSTLAALAASTSGIQLSALVTGNTYRNPTLLAKTVSTLDVISHGRAILGIGAGWFELEHEQLGFDFDTFTERFEKLDEALQIIHPMLRDERPEFVGTWYRAHGAMNVPRFRESIPIMLGGQGERKTFRLAARYADHMNIICAIEDLPHKVEVLRQRAEEIDRDPATLRTSYLASVGLVETQAEADAILAKIPEDRRNRAFVGTADVIAERIQESILGAGVDGVVVNAPLNGHVPGVVSALGEALAPLVR, from the coding sequence GTGACGATCTCGCTCGGCTACCAGATCCCGAATTTCAGCTATCCAGGCGGCGTGGAGACCCTGTTCGACACCGTGCTCGCGCAGGCGCGCGAGGCGGAGTCCAGCGGCTTCGACACGGTGCTCGTGATGGACCACTTCTATCAACTGCCAGGGCTCGGCACGCCAGACCAGCCGATGATGGAGGCCTACTCGACGCTGGCCGCGCTCGCGGCGTCGACCAGCGGCATCCAGCTCTCCGCACTCGTGACCGGCAACACCTACCGCAACCCGACGCTGCTGGCGAAGACCGTCAGCACGCTGGATGTGATCAGCCACGGCCGCGCCATTCTCGGCATCGGCGCCGGCTGGTTCGAGCTGGAGCACGAACAGCTGGGCTTCGACTTCGACACGTTCACCGAGCGCTTCGAGAAGCTGGACGAGGCGCTGCAGATCATCCACCCGATGCTGCGCGACGAGCGGCCCGAGTTCGTCGGCACGTGGTACCGCGCGCACGGGGCGATGAACGTGCCGCGGTTCCGCGAGAGCATCCCGATCATGCTGGGCGGTCAGGGCGAGCGCAAGACGTTCCGGCTCGCAGCCCGTTATGCGGACCACATGAACATCATCTGCGCGATCGAGGATCTGCCGCACAAGGTCGAGGTTCTGCGGCAGCGCGCCGAGGAGATCGATCGCGATCCGGCGACGCTGAGGACGAGCTATCTCGCGAGCGTCGGTCTCGTCGAGACGCAGGCGGAGGCCGACGCGATTCTCGCCAAGATTCCCGAGGATCGCCGCAATCGCGCGTTCGTCGGCACGGCCGACGTCATCGCAGAGCGCATCCAGGAGTCGATCCTCGGCGCAGGCGTCGACGGCGTCGTCGTGAACGCGCCCCTCAACGGACACGTCCCCGGCGTCGTGTCGGCGCTCGGCGAAGCGCTCGCACCCCTGGTGCGCTGA
- a CDS encoding LLM class flavin-dependent oxidoreductase has protein sequence MTRRQHFGWFFSRGFGPQAWGRPDWRWGYDWTKPDLYQHSVRELEQAGLDLVIMEDAISTGTPETLDLRVRSAYGGPKHDPLLLAPYLFQATSRIGIVPTINAGATPPYLAARQAATLQHLSDGRFGINVVTDVKSARHFGLEEIDHDAAYDRAQEWLDVVRELWHSWGDGAYIADAATGHFADGSHIRATRHDGEYFRVEGPLNAIPFTGSASGPENVDAFGTTAGDPAIVSPGGSGRGLGFAGANSDVQLALAPLNVDAVRAYRAKVAEAAEAAGRTASDVKTLFVFKPEVVASEDEAKRVVDASRHPSDDELRAVLLGQSSDAETDLTGLDLDEPLDPSIFGPHVSRGTIKGLLGTAPSFDAQPLRDLLAAKARKGAVLDREGLVGTAGQLADFIEELGEDAAGDGFIFSGDLHPVTVHRMLDDLVPELRRRGILRTSYAPGGLRANLTDF, from the coding sequence ATGACACGCAGACAGCACTTCGGCTGGTTCTTCTCGCGCGGCTTCGGCCCGCAGGCCTGGGGCCGCCCCGACTGGCGCTGGGGCTACGACTGGACCAAACCCGACCTCTACCAGCACTCCGTGCGCGAGCTCGAGCAGGCCGGCCTCGACCTGGTGATCATGGAGGACGCCATCTCGACCGGCACGCCGGAGACGCTCGACCTGCGCGTGCGGTCCGCCTACGGCGGCCCGAAGCACGACCCGCTGCTGCTCGCGCCCTACCTGTTCCAGGCAACGAGCCGCATCGGCATCGTCCCCACCATCAATGCGGGCGCGACGCCGCCGTACCTCGCCGCGCGGCAGGCGGCGACGCTGCAGCATCTCAGCGACGGCCGATTCGGCATCAACGTCGTCACCGATGTGAAGAGCGCCCGTCACTTCGGACTCGAGGAGATCGACCACGACGCCGCCTACGACCGCGCGCAGGAGTGGCTCGACGTGGTGCGCGAGCTCTGGCACAGCTGGGGCGACGGTGCCTACATCGCGGATGCCGCGACCGGACACTTCGCCGACGGCTCGCACATTCGCGCCACCCGTCACGATGGCGAATACTTCCGCGTGGAGGGCCCTCTCAACGCCATCCCCTTCACCGGCTCCGCCTCCGGACCGGAGAACGTGGATGCCTTCGGCACGACCGCGGGCGACCCCGCCATCGTCTCCCCAGGAGGCTCGGGCCGCGGACTCGGCTTCGCCGGCGCGAACTCCGACGTGCAGCTCGCGCTCGCGCCGCTGAACGTCGACGCGGTGCGGGCGTATCGCGCGAAGGTCGCGGAAGCCGCAGAGGCAGCCGGCCGCACGGCATCCGACGTGAAGACGCTCTTCGTGTTCAAACCCGAGGTCGTCGCCAGCGAAGACGAGGCGAAGCGCGTGGTGGACGCCTCGCGGCATCCCTCGGACGACGAGCTGCGCGCCGTGCTCCTGGGCCAATCGAGCGACGCCGAGACCGATCTCACCGGACTCGACCTCGACGAGCCGCTCGACCCGAGCATCTTCGGCCCGCACGTCTCCCGCGGCACGATCAAGGGCCTGCTCGGCACGGCGCCGAGCTTCGACGCCCAGCCCCTGCGCGACCTGCTCGCCGCCAAGGCGCGCAAGGGCGCGGTGCTTGACCGCGAGGGGCTCGTCGGCACGGCAGGCCAGCTCGCCGACTTCATCGAGGAGCTCGGCGAGGATGCCGCGGGCGACGGCTTCATCTTCTCGGGCGACCTGCACCCGGTGACCGTGCACCGCATGCTCGACGACCTGGTGCCCGAGTTGCGGCGCCGCGGCATCCTGCGCACGTCCTACGCACCGGGCGGCCTGCGCGCGAACCTCACCGATTTCTGA
- a CDS encoding O-acetylhomoserine aminocarboxypropyltransferase/cysteine synthase family protein, with protein MLGVDENAVEPVGFTTAQVHAGTEPDAAFGSRIPPVYLSAGFVFDDFDQARDRFAGDEPGYTYSRSGNPTTAAVERRLAVLEGGAVAPNAEAIVVGSGQAALSVALLGILQAGDHVVSATSIYEGTRGLLRDNLARLGIESSFVVDANDPDAWRRAIRPETRLLFAEPIPNPTNDLVDIEAIARVAHEAGIPLIVDNTLATPYLLRPFEFGADIVVHSASKFLSGHGTALGGVIVDAGTFDYSARPDSFPHLNTPQRALAGRTYVETYGRSASVAYTRQVVASRFGPTLSPFNAFLLQQGLETLSLRVAQHSRNALAVAAWLEGRPEVESVDYAGLASSPHHVLALKYLPDGQGSVFSFTLRGGEPAARAFHDALRLFSRMTHLGDVRSLVLHPASTTHTLLTEQERLANGIGPGLLRLSIGIEDADDLIRDLARGLAAVRALEPAALAG; from the coding sequence GTGCTCGGCGTCGACGAGAACGCCGTCGAGCCCGTCGGCTTCACCACGGCGCAGGTGCACGCCGGAACTGAGCCGGATGCCGCGTTCGGCTCCCGCATCCCGCCCGTCTATCTCAGCGCCGGCTTCGTCTTCGACGACTTCGATCAGGCGCGCGACAGGTTCGCCGGCGACGAGCCCGGGTACACGTACTCCCGCTCCGGCAACCCCACGACGGCCGCCGTCGAGCGTCGCCTCGCCGTGCTCGAGGGCGGCGCCGTCGCCCCGAACGCGGAGGCGATCGTGGTGGGCAGCGGGCAGGCGGCGCTCTCGGTGGCGTTGCTGGGCATCCTGCAGGCCGGCGACCATGTCGTCTCTGCGACGAGCATCTACGAAGGCACCCGCGGTCTGCTCCGCGACAACCTCGCCAGGCTCGGCATCGAGAGCAGCTTCGTCGTCGACGCGAACGACCCGGACGCCTGGCGTCGCGCCATCCGACCGGAGACGCGCCTGCTGTTCGCCGAGCCGATCCCGAATCCCACGAACGACCTCGTCGACATCGAGGCGATCGCGCGGGTCGCGCACGAGGCGGGCATCCCGCTGATCGTCGACAACACGCTGGCCACGCCGTATCTGCTTCGCCCGTTCGAGTTCGGCGCCGACATCGTGGTGCACTCGGCGAGCAAGTTCCTCTCCGGCCACGGCACCGCCCTCGGGGGCGTCATCGTGGATGCCGGCACCTTCGACTACAGCGCCCGCCCCGACTCCTTCCCCCACCTCAACACCCCGCAGCGCGCCCTCGCCGGCCGCACCTACGTCGAGACCTATGGCCGTTCGGCCTCCGTCGCGTACACGCGGCAGGTCGTCGCGTCGCGCTTCGGTCCGACGCTGTCGCCGTTCAACGCGTTCCTGCTGCAGCAGGGTCTCGAGACGCTGTCGCTGCGAGTGGCGCAGCACTCGCGCAACGCGCTCGCCGTGGCCGCGTGGCTGGAGGGACGGCCCGAGGTGGAGTCCGTCGACTACGCGGGGCTGGCATCCAGCCCGCACCACGTGCTGGCGCTCAAGTACCTTCCCGACGGTCAGGGCAGCGTGTTCTCGTTCACGCTGCGCGGCGGCGAGCCGGCCGCCCGGGCGTTCCACGACGCCCTGCGGCTGTTCAGCCGCATGACGCACCTGGGCGACGTGCGCTCGCTCGTGCTGCACCCGGCATCCACCACCCACACGCTCCTCACCGAGCAGGAGCGGCTCGCCAACGGCATCGGGCCGGGACTGCTGCGCCTCTCGATCGGCATCGAAGACGCCGACGACCTCATCCGCGACCTGGCACGCGGCCTCGCGGCAGTGCGCGCGCTCGAGCCCGCGGCGCTCGCCGGCTGA
- a CDS encoding UBP-type zinc finger domain-containing protein, with translation MPETTGIDTTAGPSGPGCADCEANDGWWFHLRRCAECGHVGCCDSSPAQHATAHFRETGHRYMQSFEPGENWYWDYETEQLATGPELAAPTSHPDDQPTPGPAGRVPADWQELLHR, from the coding sequence ATGCCCGAGACCACGGGAATCGACACCACCGCCGGGCCGAGCGGCCCCGGCTGCGCCGACTGCGAAGCGAACGACGGCTGGTGGTTCCACCTGAGACGGTGCGCGGAGTGCGGGCACGTCGGATGCTGCGACTCCTCGCCTGCGCAGCACGCGACAGCGCACTTTCGCGAGACGGGCCACCGCTACATGCAGAGCTTCGAACCCGGTGAGAACTGGTACTGGGACTACGAGACCGAGCAGCTCGCGACGGGACCCGAGCTCGCGGCTCCGACGAGTCATCCCGACGACCAGCCGACCCCTGGGCCGGCGGGCCGGGTGCCCGCGGACTGGCAGGAACTGCTGCACCGGTGA
- a CDS encoding uracil-DNA glycosylase: MSGTNGASTETRFAPFLAALDGLAADTPDDAEFLYDATTPQGALRRGNLLRYLGLMADVGPRALLLAEAPGYRGMTVSGIPFTSARELAARPGLITGLAEGDGFAVPEHPVAAWESSSGIVWRALASWRGPLPLLWGVYPDHPFVRGDRLTNRAPRPAEVRAGAPVALALAQAFGIEVVAAVGRKAQGAMAAAGVDAPALRHPAQGGATIFTQQVHELNERMLTAEQAGGSR; the protein is encoded by the coding sequence GTGAGCGGGACGAACGGCGCCTCGACCGAGACCCGGTTCGCGCCCTTCCTCGCCGCGCTCGACGGGCTGGCCGCCGACACCCCCGACGACGCGGAGTTCCTCTACGACGCGACGACACCGCAGGGTGCCCTGCGCCGCGGCAATCTGCTGCGTTATCTCGGCCTCATGGCCGACGTGGGCCCGCGCGCGCTGCTGCTCGCGGAGGCGCCGGGGTATCGCGGGATGACCGTGAGCGGCATCCCCTTCACCAGCGCACGCGAGCTGGCGGCTCGGCCCGGACTCATCACAGGGCTGGCGGAGGGCGACGGGTTCGCCGTGCCGGAGCATCCGGTTGCCGCGTGGGAGTCGTCGTCGGGCATCGTCTGGCGGGCGCTGGCGTCGTGGCGCGGACCGCTTCCGTTGCTCTGGGGCGTGTACCCGGACCACCCGTTCGTGCGCGGCGACCGGCTGACGAACAGGGCGCCACGGCCGGCAGAGGTGCGCGCGGGCGCGCCCGTCGCGCTCGCGCTGGCTCAGGCGTTCGGCATCGAGGTGGTCGCCGCGGTGGGCCGCAAAGCACAGGGCGCGATGGCCGCGGCCGGCGTGGATGCGCCGGCGCTGCGGCATCCTGCGCAGGGCGGCGCGACGATCTTCACGCAGCAGGTGCACGAGCTGAACGAGCGGATGCTCACGGCCGAGCAGGCAGGCGGCTCACGGTGA